In a single window of the Rhopalosiphum padi isolate XX-2018 chromosome 1, ASM2088224v1, whole genome shotgun sequence genome:
- the LOC132918478 gene encoding cleavage and polyadenylation specificity factor subunit 1, which produces MFSLCKQTRIPTCVEHAIYCYFFNRVEKCLVVAGVNILRVYRLVPTDTTCQPPKTKFECLAQYTLFGNIMCLQSVTLCPSSPDALLLSFSEAKFSLVEYDRDTHSLRTLSLHYFEDDKFKNGHTQHWSPPLIRVDPDGRCVVGLVYGSYFVVLPFGRTIDDNAKGAQVMPSYTIPISTIDPKMNNIMDFDFLHGYYEPTLLILYEPVKTFAGRIAVRKDTCAMVAISLNIQQHVHPVIWSLDSLPYDCQKVIAVSRPIGGVLIMAVNSLIYLNQSVPPFGVALNSIAKTLTNFPLGQQEDINLVLDRATSTFISSDKLVTSLCNGDLYVITLYADSMRAVRSFHFEKCASSVLTTCITVCLDSYLFLGSRLGNSLLLRYYARSQSNDDEPSIKRKKTDETDEDLIELEVYGSEVQTSICLESYSFEVCDSIINIGPCSQASLGEPAYISDELSSDEHDVELLCTSGHGKNGALSVLHRSIKPQLVTTFHLDGYKDMWTVHGENDFHSFMILTNLDSTLILQTGQEINELDSSGYATREHTVFVCNMNKFVLQVLRYSVRLLNGSEQLQSVSLDFGSPIIHGSSCNPYAVLLTEDGQIIVLTVKSTGRILLMRPTNFEQLPQTKTLAVYRDVSGLFSTTMPQAEIPLTGPKLKHENFVSDYVEDEEEMLYGDTRDPSSRETSHNSVSNKNTMWWLKFLEQPTPTYWVVLTRDNGYMEIYTLPDFIIKYRAANVDESPMVLKDSLEEGCYFPKKTEIIKEILLVPLGYQDKRPILFVRLDNEVVIYGIHRHPEGTLKMRFHKMTSLLTFQSRSGNLLEGTSLLRYFSKVAGHNGVFICGQNPHLILLTVRGELRCHPLHIDGPIICFAPFHNVNCSQGFLYFNSDHKLRISILPTHLSYDEPWPLRKVPLRKTPHFIAYHLETKTYCVVTSSSELSAAYYRFNGEDKELTTEERDPLFPLPSHEVFTLELFSPASWEPIPDTSIETEDWEHITCLKNVALAYEGARSGLKGYIAMGTNYSYSEDITSRGRIFLFDIIDVVPEPGKPLTKNKIKMIYAKEQKGPVTAITHVVGFLVTAVGQKIYIWQLKDNDLIGIAFIDTEVYVHQMLSIKSLILVADLFKSITLLRFQEEYRTLSLVCRDSKPLEVFDINFLIDNAELGFLASDRDQNLLLYLYQPMARESYGGQHLIRRGDFNIGSNVNSFFRLRCKQSTLPPERREAIGSNRRHVTMYTTLDGSIGYIVPIHEKNYRRLLTLQNMLVRNISHLAGLNPKAYRSFKATAPERMNQARRVIDGELVWMYVTCMNARQRNEIANKVGVKTIELLQDIYELDRTTWHF; this is translated from the exons ATGTTTTCGCTGTGCAAACAAACCCGTATACCAACTTGCGTAGAGCAtgcaatttattgttatttctttaaCCGTGTGGAAAAATGTCTGGTGGTAGCCGGAGTCAACATTCTACGGGTCTATCGACTGGTACCGACGGATACAACATGTCAGCCACCCAAAACCAAATTTGAATGTCTAGCCCAATACACGTTATTTGGCAATATCATGTGTCTGCAGTCGGTAACATTATGTCCAAGTTCACCAGACGCCTTATTACTTAGCTTCTCTGAGGCCAAGTTCAGTTTAGTTGAGTATGATCGTGACACACACAGTCTACGTACATTATCGTTACATTATTTCGAAgacgataaatttaaaaatggccatactCAACATTGGAGTCCACCATTGATCAGAGTTGATCCAGATGGTCGCTGTGTAGTTGGCTTAGTCTATGGAAGTTATTTTGTTGTTCTACCATTTGGCCGTACAATCGATGACAATGCTAAAGGCGCTCAAGTTATGCCTAGTTATACTATACCAATATCTACAATAGATCCCAAAATGAATAACATTATGGATTTTGATTTCTTACATGGATATTATGAGCCAACTTTACTTATTCTCTATGAGCCAGTTAAAACTTTTGCTGGACGTATAGCAGTAAGGAAAGATACATGTGCAATG GTGGCTATTTCACTAAACATTCAACAGCATGTCCATCCAGTAATTTGGTCTTTGGATTCACTTCCATATGATTGTCAAAAAGTAATTGCTGTATCTCGTCCGATAGGCGGTGTTCTGATAATGGCTGTTAATTCACTAATCTACCTCAATCAAAGTGTACCTCCATTTGGTGTTGCTCTAAATTCCATAGCTAAAACTTTAACAAACTTTCCTTTAGGACAGCAAGAAGACATTAATCTTGTTTTGGATCGTGCTACATCCACATTTATATCAAGTGATAAGCTTGTGACATCATTATGTAACGGTGACCTCTATGTGATCACACTGTATGCTGATAGTATGCGTGCAGTAAGAAGttttcattttgaaaaatgtgcTTCTAGTGTTCTAACTACATGTATAACTGTATGTTTAGACTCATATCTGTTTCTTGGGTCCAGACTAGGAAATTCATTACTTTTGAGGTATTATGCTCGGTCTCAGAGCAATGATGATGAACCTAGCATTAAACGTAAAAAAACCGATGAAACTGATGAAGATCTCATTGAATTAGAAGTATATGGTAGTGAAGTACAGACATCAATTTGCTTAGAAAGTTATAGTTTTGAAGTATgtgatagtattataaatatcggACCATGCAGTCAAGCATCTTTAGGAGAGCCAGCATATATTTCGGATGAACTTAGTAGCGATGAACATGATGtagaattattatgtacatctgGTCATGGCAAAAATGGAGCACTAAGTGTACTTCATCGTTCCATTAAACCTCAATTAGTCACTACTTTTCATTTAGATGGTTATAAAGATATGTGGACTGTTCATGGTGAAAATGATTTCCACTCATTTATGATATTAACAAACTTAGATTCAACTTTAATTCTTCAAACTGGACAAGAAATCAATGAATTGGATTCTTCAGGCTATGCTACACGTGAGCATACAGTTTTTGTATGTAACatgaataaatttgttttacaagTCTTAAGGTATTCTGTAAGATTGCTTAATGGTTCTGAACAATTGCAAAGTGTGTCCTTGGATTTCGGTTCTCCAATAATACATGGATCTAGTTGTAATCCCTATGCTGTCTTGTTGACTGAAGATGGACAAATAATAGTGCTAACTGTAAAATCAACAGGAAGGATTTTACTCATGCGACCTACAAACTTTGAACAATTACCACAGACAAAAACTCTGGCTGTGTACCGTGACGTAAGTGGCTTATTTTCAACTACAATGCCTCAAGCCGAGATCCCTTTAACAGGTCCAAAATTAAAGCACGAAAATTTTGTCAGTGATTATGTAGAAGATGAAGAAGAGATGTTGTATGGCGATACAAGAGATCCTTCCTCTAGAGAAACATCTCATAATTCAGTTTCTAATAAAAACACTATGTGGTGGTTAAAGTTTTTAGAACAACCAACACCAACATATTGGGTTGTTTTAACCCGAGACAATGGGTACATGGAAATTTATACCTTacctgattttataataaaatatcgagcAGCCAACGTTGATGAATCTCCTATGGTTCTTAAAGACAGTTTAGAAGAAGGTTGTTATTTTCCTAAAAAAACTGAAATCATAAAAGAAATTTTGTTAGTCCCACTAGGATACCAAGACAAAAGACCTATTTTGTTTGTTAGATTAGATAATGag gtgGTTATTTATGGTATACATCGACATCCAGAAGGTACATTAAAGATGCGTTTTCATAAAATGACTTCATTGCTAACATTTCAGTCAAGATCGGGTAATCTCCTGGAAGGAACTTCATTGCTTCGTTATTTCAGTAAAGTTGCTGGTCACAATGGTGTTTTTATCTGTGGACAAAATCCTCATTTAATTTTACTCACTGTACGAGGCGAACTACGGTGTCATCCATTACACATAGATGGACCAATTATTTGTTTTGCTCCTTTTCATAATGTTAATTGTTCTCAAGGTTTTCTGTACTTCAATTCCGATCACAAGTTAAGAATTTCTATTTTGCCTACACATTTATCATATGATGAACCTTGGCCATTAAGAAAg GTTCCACTTCGTAAGACACCACATTTCATAGCTTACCACTTGGAAACAAAGACATATTGTGTGGTGACTTCATCATCTGAATTATCTGCAGCATATTATCGATTTAATGGCGAAGACAAAGAACTGACTACTGAAGAACGGGATCCTCTGTTTCCGTTACCCAGTCATGAAGTGTTTACGTTGGAACTGTTTTCTCCTGCTTCTTGGGAACCGATACCAGATACAAGCATTGAGACTGAAGATTGGGAACATATTACTTGTTTGAAAAATGTCGCTTTGGCATATGAAGGAGCTCGTAGTGGTCTCAAGGGTTATATAGCAATGGGTACTAATTACAGTTATTCAGAAGATATCACAAGTAGAggacgtatatttttatttgatattattgatGTTGTCCCAGAGCCTGGTAAgccattaacaaaaaataaaataaaaatgatatatgcTAAAGAGCAAAAAGGTCCTGTAACAGCTATTACCCATGTAGTTGGGTTTTTAGTGACTGCTGTAGGacagaaaatttatatttggcAGCTCAAAGATAATGATTTAATTGGCATAGCATTTATAGACACTGAAGTCTATGTCCATCAGATGTTAAgcattaaaagtttaatattagttGCTGATCTCTTCAAGTCTATTACACTCCTGCGATTCCAGGAAGAATACCGTACACTGTCTTTAGTATGCCGTGATTCAAAACCATTGGaggtatttgatattaattttcttattgacAACGCTGAACTTGGTTTCTTGGCTTCGGATAGAGATCAAAATTTGCTCCTGTACCTTTACCAACCAATGGCTCGTGAAAGTTATGGTGGCCAACATTTAATACGCCGTGGTGATTTCAATATAGGGTCTAATGTAAATTCATTCTTCAGACTTCGCTGTAAACAATCCACACTTCCACCTGAACGACGAGAGGCTATTGGCTCTAATAGACGACACGTGACCATGTATACCACCTTGGACGGTTCAATTGggtatattgtacctatacatgaaaaaaattatagaaggCTATTAACATTGCAAAACATGTTAGTGCGGAATATATCACATCTAGCTGGATTAAACCC